From Salvelinus fontinalis isolate EN_2023a chromosome 30, ASM2944872v1, whole genome shotgun sequence, one genomic window encodes:
- the LOC129828460 gene encoding octapeptide-repeat protein T2-like yields MEDPLLHRWERRRSQDTVVEKNRDTGVEKSRGTGVEKGRDTGFEKSRGKGVEKSRGTGVEKSRDTGVEKSRGKGVEKSRGTGVEKGRDTGVEKGRDTGVEKARDTGVEKSRGTGVEKGRDAGVEKARGTGVEKGRDTGVEKK; encoded by the exons ATGGaggaccctctcctccatcgatgggagaggag gaggagtcAAGACACAGTAGTTGAGAAGAATCGAGACACAGGAGTTGAGAAGAGTCGAGGCACAGGAGTTGAGAAGGGTCGAGACACAGGATTTGAGAAGAGTCGAGGCAAAGGAGTTGAGAAGAGTCGAGGCACAGGAGTTGAGAAGAGTCGAGACACAGGAGTTGAGAAGAGTCGAGGCAAAGGAGTTGAGAAGAGTCGAGGCACAGGAGTTGAGAAGGGTCGAGACACAGGAGTTGAGAAGGGTCGAGACACAGGAGTTGAGAAGGCTCGAGACACAGGAGTTGAGAAGAGTCGAGGCACAGGAGTTGAGAAGGGTCGAGACGCAGGAGTTGAGAAGGCTCGAGGCACAGGAGTTGAGAAGGGTCGAGACACAGGAGTTGAGAAAAAATGA